Within the Cetobacterium sp. 8H genome, the region ATTTAAAAAATATAGTTGGAACTGAAAATACATTGTTTGAAAATGAAGTAGGACATGATTATCACAAAGATGAATTAGGAGGAATATCAAATCCACCTGACCTTGTTTTAAAAGTGGATAATGCTTTTCAAATATCTCAAATTATGAAATATGCCTATGAAAATACTATTCCGGTTGTTATAAGAGGTTCTGGAACAGGATTGGTTGGAGCATCTGTTGCTATGCATGGTGGAATAATGATAGATATGACAAGAATGAATAGATTCTTAGATTTAGATTTAAATAATCTAACTTTAACTTTAGAACCTGGAGTTCTTTTAATGGATATATATAAATATGTAGAAGAACAAGATTTATTTTATCCTCCAGATCCAGGAGAAAAGTCTGCAACAATAGGTGGAAATATATCAACTAATGCAGGTGGAATGAGAGCAGTAAAATATGGAGTAACTAGAGATTATGTTAGAGAATTAGAAATAGTTCTCCCAAATGGAGATCTTTTTACAACAGGTGGAAAGGTTGTAAAAAACTCCTCAGGTTATGCTTTAAAAGATCTTATGATTGGAGCAGAGGGAACTTTAGGAATAATAACCAAAGCAACCTTAAAACTTTTACCTCTACCAAAATATTCTATAAGTTTGCTGCTACCTTTCTCAAGTATAGAATCAGCTATAGAGTGCGTTCCTAAAATCATAAAATCTAAAGCTATTCCAACAGCCATAGAATTTATCCAAAAAGAGGTTTTACTTTATGCTGAGGATTTTCTAGGAAAAAAATTCCCAGACAAATCTGCAGAAGCTTATATTTTACTATCATTTGATGGAAATACTATAGAATCAGTAGAATCTGATTATTCTAAAGTTGCTGATTTATGTATAGAAGAGGGAGCTTTGGATGCGTATATTGTTGACACTGAAGAAAGAAAAAAAGATGTTTGGTCAGCTAGAGGAGCATTCTTAGAAGCGATAAAAGCTAGTACAGATTTA harbors:
- a CDS encoding FAD-binding oxidoreductase — protein: MYKKVDIKDYEYLKNIVGTENTLFENEVGHDYHKDELGGISNPPDLVLKVDNAFQISQIMKYAYENTIPVVIRGSGTGLVGASVAMHGGIMIDMTRMNRFLDLDLNNLTLTLEPGVLLMDIYKYVEEQDLFYPPDPGEKSATIGGNISTNAGGMRAVKYGVTRDYVRELEIVLPNGDLFTTGGKVVKNSSGYALKDLMIGAEGTLGIITKATLKLLPLPKYSISLLLPFSSIESAIECVPKIIKSKAIPTAIEFIQKEVLLYAEDFLGKKFPDKSAEAYILLSFDGNTIESVESDYSKVADLCIEEGALDAYIVDTEERKKDVWSARGAFLEAIKASTDLMDECDVVVPRDRVADFIKFTKELQKKYNVRIPSFGHAGDGNLHIYVCKDGMEEAMWEKTIEDVFEEMYSRAREYKGLVSGEHGIGFAKKKYLFEQIGDVQIDIMQGIKSVFDPKFILNPGKVVK